The Streptomyces sp. NBC_00670 genome window below encodes:
- a CDS encoding ABC transporter permease subunit: MPRTMSRIVPRAVRQPHGPRAVRWSVVVGGRLGGVVWRVCVAGALVCGIAVLPWLSRTDPARTVLRARAAERAPDPTALAAVREQLGLDAGPFGLLRQWVGGLAHGDAGRSWISGAEVAPTVTGALGASLVLMGAALLVAALTAGAVCARTLWRGATHRAAPPRAGAAAATLAALPDFLLASVLAAVVGVQLGWLPALGWYGPRWTVLPALALGLPAGALLGRLLDDLLPAAFTEPWAVAATARGVPGHRLVRMALRRCLPALLPNAGLFAVGLTGGSVAVEQVFDIPGLGRATLQAALAQDLPVLQAGTLALVVLGAVVAGLARLGARVLTGPALRDRALPSLHRPAPAPAGGRVVPLVLGAVLLLVVGAGLARDPLALDTTARLRAPGRSHPLGTDALGRDVLARFAHGALGTLALALAISAAALVLGVLLGLVPRLSGPLVDTVNAVPPVLAGLLVAGVAGSGPATPALAVTAVAWAPLAAHTSALLRQERAATHVVATRGLGAGRWYVLWRELVPGVLPAVVRHGLLRLPGVALALAALGFLGLGAQPPSADWGRLLSENQPYVERAPWGVLAPAGGLALVGVLAVAVGGSRFRKGAS, from the coding sequence ATGCCGCGCACGATGTCGCGGATCGTTCCGCGGGCCGTTCGGCAGCCGCACGGTCCGCGTGCCGTCCGGTGGTCCGTCGTGGTCGGCGGGCGGCTCGGGGGCGTGGTGTGGCGGGTGTGCGTGGCCGGGGCGCTGGTGTGCGGGATCGCCGTCCTGCCCTGGCTGTCGCGGACCGACCCCGCGCGCACCGTGCTGCGCGCCCGCGCCGCCGAGCGCGCCCCCGACCCCACCGCGCTCGCCGCCGTACGGGAACAACTCGGCCTGGACGCCGGACCGTTCGGCCTGCTGCGGCAATGGGTCGGCGGGCTGGCGCACGGGGACGCCGGACGCTCCTGGATCTCCGGCGCCGAGGTCGCCCCCACGGTCACCGGGGCACTCGGCGCCTCCCTGGTGCTGATGGGCGCGGCCCTGCTCGTCGCCGCGCTCACCGCCGGCGCCGTCTGCGCCCGTACGCTGTGGCGCGGGGCCACGCACCGGGCCGCCCCGCCCCGTGCCGGTGCCGCCGCCGCGACGCTCGCCGCCCTGCCCGACTTCCTCCTCGCCTCCGTACTGGCCGCCGTCGTCGGGGTACAGCTCGGCTGGCTGCCCGCCCTCGGCTGGTACGGGCCCCGCTGGACGGTACTGCCCGCGCTCGCCCTCGGCCTGCCCGCCGGGGCCCTGCTCGGGCGGCTCCTCGACGACCTGCTGCCCGCGGCCTTCACCGAACCCTGGGCGGTGGCCGCCACTGCCCGCGGTGTCCCCGGGCACCGTCTCGTCCGCATGGCGCTGCGCCGCTGTCTGCCCGCCCTGCTGCCCAACGCCGGGCTGTTCGCGGTGGGGCTGACCGGCGGTTCCGTCGCCGTCGAGCAGGTCTTCGACATCCCCGGGCTCGGCCGCGCCACGCTCCAGGCGGCGCTCGCGCAGGACCTCCCGGTGCTCCAGGCGGGCACGCTCGCCCTCGTCGTGCTCGGGGCGGTCGTCGCCGGGCTCGCCCGGCTCGGTGCGCGGGTGCTGACCGGGCCGGCCCTGCGGGACCGGGCGCTGCCCTCGCTGCACCGGCCCGCGCCGGCGCCGGCCGGCGGGCGGGTCGTCCCGCTCGTCCTCGGTGCCGTGCTCCTCCTGGTCGTCGGCGCGGGGCTCGCCCGCGATCCGCTCGCGCTGGACACGACGGCCCGGCTGCGGGCGCCCGGCCGGTCGCATCCGCTGGGCACCGACGCGCTCGGCCGGGACGTGCTCGCCCGGTTCGCCCACGGGGCCCTCGGCACGCTCGCGCTCGCCCTGGCGATCAGCGCGGCGGCGCTGGTCCTCGGCGTACTGCTCGGGCTGGTGCCGCGGCTGTCGGGGCCGCTCGTCGACACGGTGAACGCCGTGCCGCCGGTGCTGGCGGGGCTGCTGGTGGCCGGGGTCGCGGGGAGCGGGCCCGCGACGCCCGCGCTCGCCGTGACCGCCGTCGCGTGGGCGCCGCTCGCCGCGCACACGTCGGCGTTGCTGCGGCAGGAGCGCGCCGCCACGCATGTCGTCGCGACGCGGGGGCTGGGGGCGGGGCGGTGGTACGTGCTGTGGCGTGAGCTGGTGCCGGGGGTGTTGCCGGCGGTGGTGCGGCACGGGTTGTTGCGGTTGCCGGGGGTTGCGCTCGCGCTCGCGGCGCTGGGCTTTCTTGGGTTGGGGGCGCAGCCGCCGTCCGCTGACTGGGGGCGGCTGCTTTCGGAGAATCAGCCGTACGTCGAGCGGGCGCCGTGGGGGGTGCTGGCCCCTGCCGGGGGGCTCGCGTTGGTGGGGGTGCTGGCGGTGGCGGTGGGGGGTTCGCGGTTCCGCAAGGGCGCGTCATAG